A single Methylobacterium sp. 17Sr1-1 DNA region contains:
- a CDS encoding alpha/beta hydrolase — translation MPALHPDVQALLAMLRAANAQPLEAMPPEAARRGYLAGRRALQPPPDPVAEIRDLAAPSPAGPVPLRLYRGEGTAPGTPLPCLVYLHGGGWVLGNIESHDWVCRRLANLTNACVIAVDYRLAPEHPFPAAVEDAAAALSFVAERAEGLGVDPDRLAVGGDSAGGNLAAVLALMGRDGTLPRTAMQVLLYPSVDLGLTSEGFERITEGQPLTAGTMRYFVDHYAPDPRDRTDWRASPARAASLAGAAPALVLTCGHDPLCEEGRLYAHRLEREGVPVTALHLSDQTHGILTMSRVVRTSATVLAFVAEALRERWSLGGPEGGRGGR, via the coding sequence ATGCCCGCCCTTCACCCCGACGTCCAGGCCCTGCTGGCGATGCTGCGCGCCGCGAACGCGCAACCCCTCGAGGCGATGCCGCCCGAGGCGGCGCGGCGCGGCTACCTGGCCGGGCGCCGCGCCCTGCAGCCGCCGCCGGACCCGGTCGCCGAGATCCGCGACCTCGCCGCCCCCTCCCCGGCCGGACCGGTGCCGCTGCGGCTCTACCGCGGCGAGGGCACGGCGCCCGGCACGCCCCTGCCCTGCCTCGTCTACCTGCATGGCGGCGGCTGGGTGCTCGGCAACATCGAGTCGCACGACTGGGTCTGCCGGCGGCTCGCCAACCTGACGAACGCCTGCGTGATCGCGGTCGATTACCGGCTGGCCCCCGAGCATCCCTTCCCGGCCGCGGTCGAGGATGCGGCGGCGGCGCTGAGTTTCGTGGCCGAGCGGGCGGAGGGATTGGGCGTCGATCCGGACCGCCTCGCGGTCGGCGGCGACAGCGCCGGCGGCAATCTCGCGGCGGTGCTCGCCCTGATGGGCCGCGACGGCACCCTGCCGCGGACGGCGATGCAGGTGCTGCTCTACCCGTCCGTCGATCTCGGCCTGACCAGCGAGGGCTTCGAGCGCATCACCGAGGGCCAGCCCCTCACCGCCGGCACGATGCGCTACTTCGTCGACCACTACGCCCCCGACCCGCGCGACCGCACCGACTGGCGCGCCTCCCCGGCCCGCGCCGCGAGCCTCGCCGGCGCGGCGCCTGCCCTGGTGCTGACCTGCGGCCACGACCCGCTCTGCGAGGAGGGCCGCCTCTATGCCCACCGCCTCGAGCGCGAGGGGGTGCCGGTCACGGCGCTGCATCTCTCCGACCAGACCCACGGCATCCTGACGATGAGCCGCGTGGTGCGCACCTCCGCGACGGTGCTCGCCTTCGTGGCCGAGGCTCTGCGGGAGCGCTGGAGCCTGGGTGGACCGGAGGGCGGGCGCGGCGGACGCTAG